A genomic stretch from Myxocyprinus asiaticus isolate MX2 ecotype Aquarium Trade chromosome 24, UBuf_Myxa_2, whole genome shotgun sequence includes:
- the LOC127414533 gene encoding emerin-like isoform X2, with protein sequence MTTLSSKSAEEIRWMLDDYGIKHGPVVDSTRALYEKKLREAMAKQRKTKPQSDRTYYREEAELTYVHHHRPQRYDAVSHRARSNYRGMDYTDEPAIYRTQASPFLNVSQARNMPFEPEKPNILESSSTRWVPVWLQILVFLIVSGLLYLIFINMEPAEPVKRLT encoded by the exons ATGACAACGTTGAGCAGTAAATCTGCGGAGGAGATCAGATGGATGCTGGATGATTATGGAATTAAACATGGCCCTGTGGTCG ACTCCACCAGAGCTCTTTATGAGAAGAAGTTGAGAGAAGCCATGGCTAAACAGAGAAAAACCAAACCTCAATCAGACAGGACATATTACAGAGAGGAGGCAG AGCTTACCTATGTTCATCATCATAGACCA CAACGATATGATGCTGTGAGCCATAG AGCGAGGTCTAATTATAGAGGGATGGACTACACAGATGA gcctgCCATATATAGGACACAGGCTTCACCATTCCTCAATGTGTCACAGGCAAGGAACATGCCATTTGAGCCTGAGAAACCAAACATATTAGAGAGCAGTTCAACACGCTGGGTTCCAGTCTGGTTACAAATATTAGTGTTTCTGATTGTGTCTGGACTTCTGTACCTGATTTTCATAAATATGGAACCAGCTGAGCCTGTTAAAAGACTGACATAG
- the LOC127414531 gene encoding uncharacterized protein LOC127414531, translating into MSRILLVLVMLGCNVAVEDVHAFDEPITRLGNDRPGERCSGRVEVRHGHQWGTVCQQGWDLEDAAVVCRELDCGFVLDIPNGARFGRASGEVLWRNVKCSGDEFALDLCERILNDGVCAHNENAAVECTGKLPAPTLSIQSRFYAYSAGETVHFKCTAPYLQSVIDFHLYKRGVDTPLVTQRADPRQMTGDLKLSDLEISHQGSYSCLYRIYNKLGNSPSGNSPHSNFINITVLEIHTPQIWYNSSPEARPGWVIRGYSFNVTCSTQHLYPGGSFQLRLIRPNGTVRHSLPALAPFVTFTFSSAQFNNEGYYCCLYKVQTGDRTFISRESQPLPISIREVDPVMSPVVISLLVSGLTFVVATCAILIVAKVFCKRVRKPTELERESRTCVDNTYIALTIK; encoded by the exons ATGTCGAGGATTCTTCTGGTCCTGGTTATGCTTG GATGCAATGTTGCTGTTGAAGATGTTCATGCATTTG ATGAACCGATCACCAGACTTGGGAATGACAGACCGGGGGAGCGTTGCTCAGGGAGAGTGGAGGTGCGTCACGGGCATCAGTGGGGCACTGTGTGCCAGCAGGGTTGGGATCTGGAGGATGCCGCTGTGGTTTGTAGAGAGCTCGACTGTGGGTTTGTTTTGGACATTCCAAATGGGGCTCGTTTCGGACGGGCCAGCGGAGAGGTGTTGTGGAGGAATGTAAAATGCTCGGGCGATGAGTTTGCCCTGGACCTGTGTGAACGCATCCTCAATGATGGGGTGTGTGCACACAATGAGAATGCTGCAGTGGAGTGCACAG GTAAACTCCCAGCACCCACCTTGTCTATTCAGTCGCGCTTCTATGCCTATTCAGCCGGCGAGACTGTTCACTTTAAATGTACAGCCCCGTACTTGCAGTCTGTCATTGACTTCCATCTGTACAAAAGAGGTGTTGACACTCCACTGGTGACCCAGCGAGCCGATCCCAGGCAGATGACGGGGGATCTGAAACTGTCAGACTTGGAAATCTCTCACCAGGGTAGCTACAGCTGTCTGTACAGAATTTACAACAAACTGGGAAACTCTCCCTCAGGAAATTCTCCACACAGCAACTTCATCAACATCACAGTCT TGGAGATTCACACTCCTCAAATCTGGTACAACTCGTCTCCTGAAGCCCGGCCAGGTTGGGTCATCCGTGGCTACAGTTTCAACGTCACTTGCTCCACTCAGCATTTGTATCCTGGAGGCTCCTTCCAGCTGCGGCTTATCAGACCCAATGGTACCGTCCGGCATTCTCTGCCAGCCCTTGCTCCCTTCGTCACCTTCACCTTCTCCAGTGCCCAGTTCAATAATGAGGGCTACTACTGCTGTCTGTACAAGGTCCAGACTGGAGACCGGACGTTTATCTCGAGAGAGAGTCAGCCTTTACCCATCTCCATTCGAG AAGTGGATCCGGTAATGAGTCCAGTGGTAATCAGTTTGCTGGTGTCCGGTCTGACGTTTGTGGTGGCAACATGTGCCATTCTGATTGTTGCCAAAGTGTTCTGCAAAAGAGTGAGGAAACCCACTGAACTGGAACGAGAGAGCAGGACCT GTGTTGACAACACTTACATTGCCTTGACAATCAAGTAA
- the LOC127414533 gene encoding emerin-like isoform X1, with translation MTTLSSKSAEEIRWMLDDYGIKHGPVVDSTRALYEKKLREAMAKQRKTKPQSDRTYYREEAEELTYVHHHRPQRYDAVSHRARSNYRGMDYTDEPAIYRTQASPFLNVSQARNMPFEPEKPNILESSSTRWVPVWLQILVFLIVSGLLYLIFINMEPAEPVKRLT, from the exons ATGACAACGTTGAGCAGTAAATCTGCGGAGGAGATCAGATGGATGCTGGATGATTATGGAATTAAACATGGCCCTGTGGTCG ACTCCACCAGAGCTCTTTATGAGAAGAAGTTGAGAGAAGCCATGGCTAAACAGAGAAAAACCAAACCTCAATCAGACAGGACATATTACAGAGAGGAGGCAG AAGAGCTTACCTATGTTCATCATCATAGACCA CAACGATATGATGCTGTGAGCCATAG AGCGAGGTCTAATTATAGAGGGATGGACTACACAGATGA gcctgCCATATATAGGACACAGGCTTCACCATTCCTCAATGTGTCACAGGCAAGGAACATGCCATTTGAGCCTGAGAAACCAAACATATTAGAGAGCAGTTCAACACGCTGGGTTCCAGTCTGGTTACAAATATTAGTGTTTCTGATTGTGTCTGGACTTCTGTACCTGATTTTCATAAATATGGAACCAGCTGAGCCTGTTAAAAGACTGACATAG